One window of uncultured Erythrobacter sp. genomic DNA carries:
- a CDS encoding NifU family protein, which produces MFIETETTPNPASLKFLPGRAVMPSGTREFASYEAAEASPLAEAIFDTGEVVNVFFGSDFVSVTAAPGASWGALKSQVVTILLDHFISEAPLFAGGSADGISVPPEAAEMVVEDREEDAEIIASIKELLETRVRPAVAGDGGDIAYRGFGDGVVYLTLQGACAGCPSSTATLKHGIESLLKHYIPEVAEVRAA; this is translated from the coding sequence ATGTTCATAGAGACCGAAACCACGCCCAATCCGGCGAGCCTCAAATTCCTCCCCGGCCGTGCAGTCATGCCTTCGGGCACGCGCGAATTTGCCTCTTACGAAGCGGCTGAGGCCAGCCCGCTGGCAGAGGCGATATTCGACACCGGCGAAGTCGTGAATGTCTTCTTCGGCAGCGACTTTGTGTCCGTCACCGCTGCTCCCGGAGCAAGCTGGGGCGCGCTCAAATCGCAGGTTGTGACAATCCTGCTCGACCATTTCATCTCCGAAGCCCCGCTTTTCGCAGGCGGCAGCGCGGACGGAATTTCGGTCCCGCCCGAAGCGGCAGAGATGGTGGTCGAGGACCGCGAGGAAGACGCCGAGATCATCGCCTCGATCAAGGAATTGCTCGAAACCCGCGTTCGCCCTGCGGTGGCGGGTGATGGCGGGGACATTGCCTATCGCGGCTTTGGCGACGGCGTGGTCTATCTGACCCTGCAAGGCGCGTGTGCGGGCTGCCCGTCCAGCACCGCGACGCTCAAGCACGGCATTGAAAGCCTGCTCAAACACTACATCCCCGAAGTTGCCGAAGTGCGAGCCGCCTGA
- a CDS encoding malonic semialdehyde reductase yields the protein MTTQYHDKVLSQAALDQLFNDARTYNDWLDKPVSDAQLHAIWDLMKMAPTSANMQPARIVWVKSEAEKARLAACAMEGNQAKIKAAPVTAVIGYDIDFHEELPWLFPHTDAKSWFEGDEKGREEGAFRNSSLQGAYFILAARAVGLDCGPMSGFDAEAVNAAFFADEPRHRVNFLCSVGYGDPASIFDRSPRPDFDTFNTIV from the coding sequence ATGACCACACAATATCACGACAAAGTGCTGTCTCAAGCGGCGCTCGACCAGCTGTTCAACGACGCGCGCACTTACAATGACTGGCTCGACAAGCCGGTATCCGACGCGCAGCTCCACGCGATCTGGGACCTGATGAAAATGGCTCCCACATCGGCCAATATGCAGCCTGCGCGGATTGTATGGGTGAAGTCGGAGGCGGAGAAAGCCCGGCTTGCGGCCTGCGCGATGGAGGGCAATCAGGCCAAGATCAAAGCCGCTCCTGTCACTGCCGTGATCGGCTATGACATCGACTTTCACGAAGAATTGCCGTGGCTGTTCCCCCACACCGACGCGAAAAGCTGGTTCGAAGGTGACGAGAAAGGCCGCGAGGAAGGCGCATTCCGCAATTCCTCGCTGCAAGGCGCATACTTCATTCTCGCCGCGCGCGCTGTCGGGCTGGATTGCGGGCCGATGTCGGGTTTTGACGCCGAAGCGGTCAATGCCGCGTTCTTCGCAGACGAGCCGCGTCACCGCGTCAATTTCCTCTGCTCGGTCGGCTATGGCGACCCGGCGAGTATCTTTGATCGCTCACCGCGCCCCGATTTTGACACGTTCAACACGATTGTCTGA